Genomic DNA from Brassica rapa cultivar Chiifu-401-42 chromosome A04, CAAS_Brap_v3.01, whole genome shotgun sequence:
ATTATTAGGATTCGGAGATCATAACTTGTGTCTTTTTATTAGATGAGAAGCAGAAGTGTAATTTGTTCGATTAGTTGTATAAATAAGCAGTCATTTTTATCTAACATTCACAATTACATGCAGTTTGGGTTTTGTTAAATTCATGATTCATAGAGAAGAAAATTTAGAACATAGTATAAAATAACGTCAGAGAAGTAAATAGAAGACCTCACAGTCGTCTGGAGATCAAGTCCTGTCCCTCTGCACCTTATTGTTTAGATCAAGCTCAATTTCTTTAAATTTTAGCTTTAGATCTGTAATTGTGTTTTGAGTcctttttacctttttaacaCTCTTTGCCTTTGGCAGACTAGGATCAAGGTAATCTTGTCGCCATCTCATCATTCAAGTAATGACATTAAcattcttataaaaaaaaagtaaatggaATAACTATCACACAATAAAGTTCCAAAGCTGCAAGCAGCCTCATATTTTCCAGATAAAAATTATAGTCATATATTTCCTCaagataatattaaaatattattacagTCGGATAAAATTTTCATACATAACCTGAAGTTCTAACTTCTAAgcaaatatacatatttaaccataaagattttaaaatcaataaaatgATGATGAATCCTCTATCTTCTTCAAAACATCAAAACGGCCATAAAATAAATCAGACGAGCAACGATTCTCCTCCTCTCTCTTCGATTGGTTCGTCGCCATGAAAGATACAAAAAATCTTGACGATTCACCAAAACTCACTTGCTCATGCAGAGTCTTATTCCAATCCACACGTAACATCTCCTTCACTTCCTCTTCTTTAGCCTGACCGATCGATCTCTTGAGGAACCGCTTAAACCACTTCACCGAGTCTTTTGGGTAACGTTTTAGACCGTTGACAAAGTCAACATAGTAAAGACCAAATCTAGCAGTGTACCCATGTTCCCATTCAAAGTTGTCCATCATTGACCATGCATAATATCCTCTTACGTCACAACCATCTTCACTATAACCATATTATAAGTTTTAATCAATAAAAGAATTAACGATTTTAATGGAAACGTATATATAGATTGTGAGAAAGATCGAGAACTAACACTATAGCTTTGTGAAGTTGTTGGATATGCGTGTCATGGTACTCAATCCTAAAGGTGTCCTTAAGAATCTCTTCTCTTGGTTTTGTACCATCGTCATTATCGTTGATTCCTGCAGTTCATAATCAACATAGGTTATAAGAAGTTACATCTAAAAATTgggaaaaattaaaaaactcaGACACAATACTacaaacaatttatttattgtttatacAATCCAGAATTTTCTAGTTAACAGATATAACTTATAACTTTGGGAATCTCTAGTTGAGAGAATAAAAAAAGTTCTCTAACCATTTTCTTTGATGTAGACTGGAATGTTATTGTATCTATCTTTGATATAGTTTAGAACTTTTCTCAAGCCTTCTGGATGAGACAATATTAAACCCCTCTCATCCTGTagaaaataatacaaatattaaaattataggATGATATTTTATGTTGCACTTTAGAAAATAATAgtcaaaaatgaaataaaataatagtcaTGTAAAAGAAGTAAGCGTGGCACGTACCCCGGGTCCGATAATGTGGCCACTGTGGTTAGTCACTGTTTCAAATAAATTCATAAACATTGTTTAGTTTACAATCTTATCTacatgtataatatatattaaattggcATGGATCAATATTTTATAAGTAATTAATTAGCATCATGCCTACGTACGTTTCCATTCGACGTGATGATCAGTCTTGAACCGAGGCTTTGCTGGGTCGATCTCAGGAATATGAGTAGCGAAGCGTGCTGTATAGTAGTTTATTCCGACAAAATCTGATGAATTTTTTAACATGTTTGATTCTTCCTCAGTAAATGAAGGTAACTTATCTCCCGCGTATTTTTTCACAATCTCTGGATAGTCTCCGTGAATCACTGGATCAAGATGCCTAGTTACACATAGAacccaaataaaaattaatgagATGATGAGTATAAGCAGACTTATTCAAGATTGTTTTGTTTAGATTATTAACTTACCATTCAATTTCATAAGCAAGAGCTCTTTCAGCTGCTTCTTTATCATCAGTAGAGTCGGAATGAAAAGGCTCGAACCATCTTGGTGATAAAACTATCCCAATTTGGCTATCATGCGATATTTGTTTAGACTTTCTGAACTCGTCTACCGCAGCGGCATGAGCAAGAAGAACGTTATGTGAAACAATGTAAGGCTCGGTACTCGAATCGCCCGCATGACACTTTTCGTTTACCCATGATGAGCATCGACCAGCCGCCTTGTTACCTTGGTCGTAACCCGCAATAGTCATGATGTACGGTTCATTGATCGTTGTCCACATCTTAACTTTATCTCCAAACTCTTCGAAACAAATTCTTGCAAAATCTCGAAAGTCTTCTCTGTTTTGATAAGAAGTCATAAAAATAACAAGATTAATCCTATTtgcaaatataaataaatatatgttttaaaatattagatatATTCTAATTAGGCTTACACAATTTTAGTGCTCAAAAAGCCACCATATTCGTCCTCCAAAGATTGTGGATGGTCCCAATGATATAGTGTCATTGATGGTTGTATGTCTGCATGTTCATTAAcatacaattaattttattactttAAGCTATACGCACagttttaatttaattagaGGATTTCAATTAACTAATAATTAGTAAATTAGTGATCTTACCATTAGCAAGAAGTTCGTCGATAAGATCCTTGTAGAATTGTATACCTTCTTTGTTTACTCCATCCTTTAGCTTTCCACCTGTagataattgaaaattttaccACATAAATTAACTCGTATAACTgaccaaaatttataattattttctgtAAGAAGAAAATATAATCATCAAACTTAAAAAGCTTACTTGGAATTAGTCTGGCCCACGAGATTGAAAATCTGAAAGCGTCCATGTTTAGCTCCTTCATCAATTTTATGTCAtcctgtttttgtttgtttatgtcatataaaaaacaatatttttaaccaAAGCAAAAACGATAACTATATACGGGTCTAGGTACAACGTACGAACTTTTGAGAAAGTAAATTGACTTATCTTGAACTTTAATTTCATTTTGGCTACTGATTACCAACTTTAGAAAAACATTAAGTTAAAAATCTAAGCTATTATTATTCAATCAACCAAGCATGTCCTTGTATACAAGTTTAGGAGATGTGAATCCTAAATACAAGAAGCTAGATCTATCTAAACAACTAGATATGCCTTATCACAATATACAATATATCGATCTTATCTTTAGTTAAAGAtgtaaaatatttgatttgattcacatgatttgatagtttgatttagttttagttttagatGACAAGATTGACTATTATAGTCTAAAGAAAAAGAGGAGATTGATTAGAGATAGTACCTTATAACGGTGATAAAAATCAATCGCTACATCTGCATTATGCATCTTCGTCCGTTCTGCAGCAAAAGATTTTAGTTTTAAGtaacaaataattaattagaGATATGGTCTTGTTTGTATATGAGTGTGTGTTAATCAAGTTCGGTCCGTAAGCTATTGTTTTTGGACAAACCTGGGTAAGTGCGGCTGAAGTGGTCCCATATAGCTGGAGACTTGCCACCTTCATCTGTTGCTCCTTCGTACTGCatgaatataaacaaaaataaatattattttcatcgAAAAGCTATTTTAGGATGACATATATAACCTAGTAATTTGTTATAACCAAAAGAAATCTAACTACATAATTAAGAGCAAGAAGATGAGCGATTATATACGTAGGGTTTTAATTTTATGAGCATCAAAAACTTTTAGAGTGCCCCACTTAATAGGTAAGCCTACACATAtcatcaatctttttttttttttacatatcaTCAATCTTTCTTCACATTACGTTACTATAACATACAGATTATGATCGATAATACCGCAAAAACAAATGTAGAACgaaatatgaaatcattataGCGACAAAAGTTAGCTACgaacatacaaaatatcagaaTAATTCGATCATTAATGTATTGATAACATAATGATTAGATTTTATATGATAATATGATTGGTAATCACATAACTATTCCGCCATTGAAAGATCAAAATCATCAAAGTCACCTGATACGCAGACGCAGCCGTTCCAAAAACGAATCCATCAGGGAAACTATGTCGATCTAATGTTCTAGAATCGATTGTGTTTGCAAACAATGAGATTATCGAAAGGATGATGAAAAAACGAGATCCCCTAGCCATTTTTCTCTCTATATCTCTATatctctatttttttgtttggtgttttttttttaagatttcaaAGTGATATATTGAAGAGAGAATTACTCTTTCTTATATAGAGGTTTTTCCTCGTCCGGTAATAGACGTCATCTACGTGGAAATATTTGGACATAAATATCATATTTAGATGGAGAGATAACTTAATAGtatttttctaatatatatctTCGGATATTTCTTTCCAGTTTAAGACTATTATGATAGGTAACCAAATCCATTTTGGGTTGTTAGTTTTTACTATCATTGGTAGTACCAACTAAACGTCAGGAACTTTTTGTCCAACGTCATCTCTGAATGCGCCCGTGATCAGTGCTCACGTTCACCATTGTTTGTCCGAAGAATTTCATGATTACTGTCATGATATACGTACCATATCTATAATATAGTGTTGGTGTTGAATGTGTTCAAAATCGTGGCTACGTTCACTGTTAATATATCCGGCGAAGACTGCATGTAACGCTTACCATATCACGTGTAATGTTTGGACAGAAATTTTTGTCATATTAAAATGCAGGGACGAAAAAAAATTACAAGCCATTGGCATTTCATGTGTGTATGTTCCACACACCTTCATGCGCTTGCAAGTTTTTTTGACCAATATTTTGGATTTGTTAATCTTTCCGTTTGTGATAGTTATGTCATGGTGTTCTTATCTTGTACGAGTAATGTTTTTTCaaatatcatttaatttattataccaactagattttgatctgtGTAGATGCACAGATTAGTTTTCATATAGATaagaatattaattttatattctaaaaatttacgattaaattataaatattttggtgTTATTCTCTAATTTTATGATAAATGTTATTCCATGTCATTTgacaaaataaatgttattcCATATCatttgacaaaaaatattaagataaaTGTGTTGAAAGGTGCGAATGTGAGAATATAGTATAGTGTAACTTTAGGCTTTTAGGAATATATGGTGGTATAtagataaattttaatttattagattTTCTTTTATGATTTCATCTAAAGGATGCTCTAAATAAAAAATCCACACATGAAATAAATTATGATTTCTGttttaaaagatacaaatattttattttaaaaagaaattaatattttattctaagagaatatatttcaaattatgtaaaaaatattttctaaaattaatcaattaaattattatttttcatcaaaatataattaaaattatttaatatatttttcaattttatcaaaaattaaaataatttaattttaat
This window encodes:
- the LOC103862905 gene encoding beta-glucosidase 30, giving the protein MARGSRFFIILSIISLFANTIDSRTLDRHSFPDGFVFGTAASAYQYEGATDEGGKSPAIWDHFSRTYPERTKMHNADVAIDFYHRYKDDIKLMKELNMDAFRFSISWARLIPSGKLKDGVNKEGIQFYKDLIDELLANDIQPSMTLYHWDHPQSLEDEYGGFLSTKIVEDFRDFARICFEEFGDKVKMWTTINEPYIMTIAGYDQGNKAAGRCSSWVNEKCHAGDSSTEPYIVSHNVLLAHAAAVDEFRKSKQISHDSQIGIVLSPRWFEPFHSDSTDDKEAAERALAYEIEWHLDPVIHGDYPEIVKKYAGDKLPSFTEEESNMLKNSSDFVGINYYTARFATHIPEIDPAKPRFKTDHHVEWKLTNHSGHIIGPGDERGLILSHPEGLRKVLNYIKDRYNNIPVYIKENGINDNDDGTKPREEILKDTFRIEYHDTHIQQLHKAIVEDGCDVRGYYAWSMMDNFEWEHGYTARFGLYYVDFVNGLKRYPKDSVKWFKRFLKRSIGQAKEEEVKEMLRVDWNKTLHEQVSFGESSRFFVSFMATNQSKREEENRCSSDLFYGRFDVLKKIEDSSSFY